Below is a genomic region from Carassius carassius chromosome 50, fCarCar2.1, whole genome shotgun sequence.
CACATTAACAGACTAGAGATTTTGATTACGTGCTGAGTTTGCAGTGGATGTGACAGATGCTGTTTTGTGGGGGTGGTGGGATGGGATTGTTCTGTTGATGCCCTTTTAATAGGCACAGTGTGGGACACATGGTATAGTTGCCCTTGACCTATCATCAGTATACCGTCTCTTCTCACCATCTCTGGCGTGTCCCACCCCCGTGCTGAGCCGGACCACCCTCTAAACTCATATCAGTCTCTCACCAAGGGAGTCAATGGAGAGGATTAATACTCTGGATATAACCAAAAGACAGATGTAGAGGAGAAAAGACCACAAGAGGAGAATCGATGGGATTTTGTTTAGACTGAATGACGatttgcattttaattatatagAAAATTCTTCAGACAACTTGATGGATGGTATTATACAGCTGTTCTTGCTGCTTTGCCTTGGGAAATTGGTTGGGGTTCATCTTAAAGCATTTTGACAAAAGAAAGACTCAACAAAATCAGTTGATTTCAAGCTTAAAAAAGACAAGTGTCCAGTAGAACATTTGAAAGAAACCAGTGCACTTTAGTTGTTCAGTCCTGGAGATGCATACAGATGAGAGATCCTGCTGTGACTTCTGAAGTTACCTCTTTGGAAATGCATGATGTTATTTCATAAGGTGAAGATGAAGTGAGATCTGTTGGGTTCCTTGGTCATCATGCctgctgaggaggaggaggaggagaactcTCCACAACCTGTGTGGCAGTCCATTCTTCTCTTTAGCTGCAAGGGAATGATCGAGGGAATCATCATCCTCTTGTTTCTCTGGCTGCTGTTGCAGGTGCTCTTCACAAAGCAACTTGAAGGTATAGTAGATATAACCTACAAACACACTTGGGATGTGTTTGTCAAGCAAGTCGTAGACAAGTTGTCCATTCAGTCTAAGCAACCAACCTTTATTTCGATTATTTAGATTTCAGATTTCATGTCTGGTCTTTACTGTTCAGTTACTGAAAGCTGACTTAATGCGGATTAAATTGTTTCCTTTGTTTGCGGATTAGGCTACAATTTATCAGTTGTTCCAACATTTGAAATGAAAGCTatggattaaaatgctgttcTAACCCTCCTCTGTCTCTTCAGTCCACTTGCAGATTCTGCTGAGTGTGGGCTTGGTGGTTCTGTGTTTTTCACTTATACTGGGATGCATCATTTGTTGGTTAAAGACCAGACACAAACCACTCAAAGACAAAAATACTGTGAGGACACCCCCTCCTCATGATTCTGTGGATAACGTGATTGTGTCTTTGAGTCCTGCCCTTTTATCTGGAACCACAATTACCAAATTACAGTACGAGGGGCTGGAAGGAGAGGTTCAAGACTATCCATCTGCTTTTGAGAGCTCTACACCATCTGATGAAGAGTTGACTGCTGTCTCTGAGGTTAACAAGTCATACTTCCCAATGAGACAACTCAGTTCTCCAACCTCTTCTTTATACAAGACCATGGCCAGTGTTGGCTCCTCTCTTCCCTCTCTCCCAAGACTTAGTCTTCTCTCAAAGACCCGGAGGGTTCTGGAACGGCACTGCTCTGTGGCTGGAGATAGTTACTCATTTAGCGAACACAGAAGGCTCACTATTCCCAACCCTCGATCACCCTGTGCTCTTTCTCCACTTCAAACCCAAGGTCTAATACAGGACGAAACTTTATTTCCTAACTATGGTTCAAATTCTTCCAGTAAGACCTTAGATCCCTTCTTGCACTTTACCCTGACCTTCTCTTCAACACAGAACACACTCACTGTATCCTTAGTGGGCTTAACCGGCGTAGTCCATCGTCTAGAAGAAGTGACTGTCCAGGCCAGGCTGCCCCCACTTTGCCCTGGACCTCTGGATGTATCTGCTCAAGATTACAACCTTAGCTCTGGACTCTATAAAAAGAAC
It encodes:
- the LOC132133306 gene encoding uncharacterized protein LOC132133306 yields the protein MPAEEEEEENSPQPVWQSILLFSCKGMIEGIIILLFLWLLLQVLFTKQLEVHLQILLSVGLVVLCFSLILGCIICWLKTRHKPLKDKNTVRTPPPHDSVDNVIVSLSPALLSGTTITKLQYEGLEGEVQDYPSAFESSTPSDEELTAVSEVNKSYFPMRQLSSPTSSLYKTMASVGSSLPSLPRLSLLSKTRRVLERHCSVAGDSYSFSEHRRLTIPNPRSPCALSPLQTQGLIQDETLFPNYGSNSSSKTLDPFLHFTLTFSSTQNTLTVSLVGLTGVVHRLEEVTVQARLPPLCPGPLDVSAQDYNLSSGLYKKNLVINVGSLEGLKSCMLRLDIIQDNPKTSLFEELEVCCSSLDWTPDRPVSCIRELRQVVDNSKEDTS